Part of the Novosphingobium sp. ZN18A2 genome, ACATCCGGCGAAATAGCGGAAGTGATCCACCGCCAGCGGCAGGTCGGCCGCCGTCGTCTCGCGGATCGGCTTGCCGTTGTCGATCGTCTCGACCAGCGCCAGCATGTCCAGGTTCGCTTCCATCCGGTCGGCGATCTTGTTGAGGATGATGGCGCGCTCTGTCGTTGATGTGCGGCCCCAGGCGTCCTTCGCCTTGTGCGCGGCGTCCAGCGCAAGTTCGATATCCTCGGCCGTGCCGCGCGCCACCTGGCAGACAGGTTTGCCCGTAACGGGCGAGATATTATCGAAATACTGGCCTTTCGCCGGGGCGACCCACTTGCCGCCGATGAAGTTTTCAAACCTGTCGCGGATCAGCGATTGACCCGAAAATTTGCTCAGTGCCTGTTCCAGCATGGTCCTCTCCTGTGGCGATGCGCCAAATGGTTCGGACGGGACAATGCGCCTGCGCGTGCGGGCCAACAATTAGACCTTGGGACGACGCGTGCCCGATTTGCGCCCGGCAAATTCGCGTCGGCAGGTTTCGCTTTCAGTTGAAGCCGCTAGGAAGCGGGATGTGAAAGAGGACAAGTGGCAATTCTGGGTCGATCGCGGCGGCACGTTTACCGACGTTGTCGCGCTGGCGCCCGATGGTGGGCTTCACACGATGAAGCTGCTGTCGGAAGATCCCGGCCGTTACGACGATGCGGCGGTGGAAGCGATGCGGCGGTTGACCGGGGTGCGCGAAGGGCCGCTGCCGCCTGCCGAATTGCGGCTGGGCACCACGGTTGCAACCAACGCATTGCTGGAACGCAAGGGAGAGCCGACGCTTCTGGCGATCACGCGCGGCTTTGGCGATGCATTGAAGATCGGAACGCAGGAACGCCCCGACATCTTCGCGCGCGAGATCGTGCTGCCCGATGCGCTTTATGCAGATGTGGCAGAGATCGAAGAGCGGGTGATGGCCGATGGTATGGTGCTGCAACCACTGAACGAAGCGGCAGCGCGCGCGGCATTCAGCGATGCCTATGCGCGCGGGCTGCGGTCGGTCGCCATCGTGCTGATGCACGGATGGCGCCATACCGCGCATGAAGAGGCGCTGGCCCGCATCGCGCGCGAGGCGGGGTTTACGCAAGTTTCCGCCAGTCACCGGGTTGCCCCGCTTATCAAGCTGATCGCGCGCGGCGATACCAGCGTGGTCGATGCCTATCTGTCGCCGGTGCTTGCCCGTTATGTCGCAGGACTGGAAGCCGGGCTGGGCGAAGCGGTGACCGCGCTGTTCATGCAATCGAGCGGCGGGCTGGCCCCCGGCGCGATGTTCCACGGCAAGGATGCGGTGTTGTCCGGCCCGGCAGGGGGAATCGTGGGCATGGCGGCCACCGCGAAGGCGGCGGGCTTTGGCCAGGTAGTCGGCTTTGACATGGGCGGCACGTCGACAGACGTTTCCCACTATGCCGGATCGTATGAGCGCGAGGGCGAGACGCGCGTTGCCGGCGCGCGCATCCGTGCACCGATGATGCGCATCCACACGGTCGCAGCGGGCGGCGGATCGATCTGCTCGTTCGACGGTGCGCGCTTCCTTGTCGGCCCGGAAAGCGCGGGGGCCGTGCCCGGCCCCGCCTGCTACCGGCGCGGTGGGCCGCTGGCCGTAACCGATTGCAACCTGCTTCTGGGCAAGCTCCAGCCCGGTCATTTCCCGCAGGTGTTCGGGCCGGAGGGCGACCAGCTGCTGGACCCGCAAGCTGCCGAAGCGCGGATGGCCGACGTGCTGGACGCGGTTGAAGCATCAACCGGCAGGCGTCCGACGGCTCAGGAAGCGGCGGAAGGGTTCCTGACCATCGCTGTGACCAACATGGCGCACGCGATCAAGGCGATCTCCGTGCGGCGGGGGCATGACGTTACGCGCGCGGTGCTCTCCTGCTTCGGCGGCGCGGGTGGGCAGCACGCCTGCCTTGTCGCCGATGCGCTGGGGATCGATACCGTGCAGTGCCACCCCCTTGCCAGCCTGCTTTCGGCTTATGGCATGGGCCTGGCAGACCGCCGGGCGGTGCGCGAGGGCACGCTGGCGCTGCCCCTGGATAACGCAGAGATGGCGCCGATCGTCGCGCGGGTGGAAGACCTGGCGCTTGCCGCTGAGGAAGAGCTTCGCTCGTCAGGCGTTGGCGATGTCGTGCTCGACCGTGAAATCACCATCCAGATGCGCCCCGAAGGCACGGAAAACACGGTGGAAATCGCGTGGGATTCGCTCGATGCCATGCGCGACGGATTCGGTAAGGCATGGCAACGGCGTTTCGGCTTCTCTCCCGACGGGGCCATCGTGGCCGAAGCCGTGCGCGTGGAAGCCGTGGCGCGATCCGGCCATGCGGATGTGCGCGTTGCCGCGCTGCCCGCGCAGAGCGCGCCGCCGCTGGCCGATGCAAGGTTCTATTCCGGCGGAGCGTGGCGCACCGCGCCGCTGCATGATCGCGCCGGACTGGCCGATGCCGCCGAAATCGAAGGACCGGCGCTGGTGGTGGACCCGGTTTCCACAATCGTGATCGAACCCGGCTGGAAGGGCCGCGTGGATGCGTTGGGCAACCTGATACTGACGCGTGTTGCCGCCCGTAAATCGTCGGGCCGGGACAACACCGCTCTCGATCCCGTGCGGCTTGAAATCATGGGTGCGATGTTCATGGCCGTGGCCGAAGAGATGGGCGCCGCGCTTCAGCACAGCGCCAGTTCGGTGAACATCCGTGAGAGGCTGGACTTTTCGTGCGCGGTTTTCGACCGGAGCGGCAACCTTATCGCCAATGCGCCGCATATGCCCGTCCACCTCGGCTCGATGGGCGAAAGCGTTCGCACGGTGATGGCGCGGCGCGAAGGGAAGATGCGTCCCGGCGATGCCTATGCGCTGAATGCCCCCTATGATGGCGGCACGCACCTGCCAGATATCACAGTGATCATGCCGGTATTCGCGGACGGGGACGAATGCGCCCCAGCATGGTTCGTCGCCGCGCGAGGGCACCATGCGGACGTGGGCGGCATCGCACCCGGATCGATGCCGCCGGGCAGCCGCGATATCCAGGAAGAGGGCGTTTTGCTCGATACCGTCCAACTGGTTGAAGGCGGGCGCTTTTGCGAGCGGGAAATCCGCGCTCTGCTTGGCGGCGGGCGCTATCCCTCGCGCAATCCGGACCAGAACATCGCGGACCTGAAGGCGCAAGTCGCCGCCTGCGTGCGCGGGGCCGAAGAACTGCGCCGCATCGCCGGGGAGCAGGGGCGGGCGGTGGTCGATGCCTATATGGGCCATGTTCAGGACCACGCCGAAGCGGCGGTGCGTGCGCTGATCGGGCGCTTGCGCGACGGAAGCTTCACGTATCCGATGGACAACGGCGCACAAGTGTCTGTTTCCGTGCGGATCGATCGAAAAGCGCAAAGCGCGGTGATAGACTTCGCCGGATCGTCTCCGCAGTTGCCGGACAACTTCAATGCGCCGCTTCCGGTGGTGCGCGCGGCGGTGCTTTACGTGGTTCGCACGCTGATCGACGATGCCGTGCCGATGAATGAAGGATGCCTGCGCCCGCTTGCTTTGCGCGTGCCCGAAGGTTCGATGCTCCACCCCCTGCCGCCCGCCGCGGTCGTGGCCGGAAACGTCGAAACCAGCCAGGTGGTGACGGACGCCCTGTTCGGCGCGCTGGGCGCAATGGCGGGGTCGCAGGGGACGATGAACAACTTCACCTTCGGCAATACCGCGCACCAGTATTACGAAACGATCGCCGGCGGATCGGGCGCCGGACCCGATTTTGACGGGGCGGACGTGGTTCAGACGCACATGACTAACAGCCGCCTGACCGATCCCGAAGTGCTGGAAACGCGTTTTCCGGTGCTGCTTGAGGAATTTTCGATCCGGCGCGGATCGGGCGGGAAGGGCGCACACCATGGAGGCGACGGAGCGGTGCGGCGCATCCGGTTCCTTGAGGACATGGAGGCGGGCATCCTCTCCAACCGGCGCAAGGTTCCGCCCTTCGGCCTGGATGGCGGCGCGGACGGCGCGCCGGGGATCAACCGGCTGGAGCGTGCGGACGGGACCGTGCAGGACCTTACCGCGACCGCATCGGTAAGGGTCGGGCCGGGCGACGTGTTCGTGATCGAAACGCCGGGCGGGGGCGGATATGGACGGGGGGAGGGCGCATGATGGTCCTGATCGGCATCGTCATCATCGCGCTCGGCTTCCTGCTGCGCTTCAATCCCCTGCTGGTGGTGGTCGCCGCAGCAATCGCCACCGGGCTGGCCGCCGGCATGGACCCGGTGGCGATCGTTTCCGCGCTTGGAAAATCATTCAACGATACGCGATATATCTCTGTAATATGGCTGGTTTTGCCGGTCGTCGGGATGCTTGAGGCGAAGGGTCTGCAGGAACGCGCGCGCGCCATCATATCGGGCATGAAAGGTGCGACCACCGGGCGGCTTCTGGCGGGATACATGCTGCTTCGGCAGTTGACCGCAGCCGTCGGGCTGACGTCCATCGCCGGACACGCACAGACGGTGCGGCCGTTGCTGGCGCCCATGGCCGAAGCGGCGGCGGAAAAGCAGGGCGTGACAGACGAGGACGGGCAGGAGCGGGTAAAGGCGCTGTCCGCCGCGACCGATAACATCGGCCTTTTCTTCGGCGAGGACATCTTCCTTGCCATCGGCTCCATCCTGCTGATGAAGGGCCTGCTGGATCAGGAGGGGATCGACATCGAACCCTTCCACTTGTCCGTCTGGGCCATTCCCACCGCGATCTGCGCGTTCGCGATCCACGGCTTCCGGTTGTGGAGGCTGGATCGCAAGCTGGCGCGTGCCAACACCGTGCAAGACGACACGGAAAGGGGCGATGCATGATCACGCTGCAATGGGTCTATGTCCTTGCCGGGATCGCCTTCGCGGGCTTTGCGCTGCTCGGCCTGTTCGACCGGCGGCTGGGAATGGGTGCCTCGGCATTCTGGGCGCTTCTGGCGATTTCCATGCTGGCGGGCGACAGATTGGGCGATTTCGGGAACGGGTTGCTTGTGCTCGCACTTGTCGCCATCGCGGCGTTGGGCGGGTTGAAGCATCGCACACTGCCTGTCGAGGATGCCGAACACCGCGCGCAAGGTGCGGCGCGTTATGGCAATGCGCTGTTCGCGATTGCGCTGGTCATACCCATCACCGCGCTCGCCGGTACGCTGGGGTTCAAGTACGTGCCGGGTCTTGTGGAAGTGAAACAGGTAACGCTGATCTCGCTGGCGCTCGGCGTGGTGCTTGCCCTGCTGATCGGCCATTTCGTACTTCGCGCACCGGCGATGATGCCGCTCAACGAAGGGCGCCGCCTGATGGACCAGGTGGGATGGGCCGCGATCCTGCCGCAGATGCTGGCCAGCCTTGGCGCGATCTTCGCGCTGGCGGGTGTGGGTGACGTGGTGGGCAGGCTGATCGGAGAGGCCGCGCCCGGCGCGGGCCTGTTCGCACTGGTGGCCATCTATGCGGTGGGCATGGCGGCGTTCACGATGGTGATGGGCAACGCCTTTGCCGCGTTCCCGGTGATGATGGCCGCCGTCGGCCTGCCGCTGCTGATCCACGGCCACCACGGCAATCCCGCACCGATTGCGGCGATCGGTATGCTGGCGGGCTTTTGCGGCACGCTGATGACGCCGATGGCCGCGAACTTCAATCTGGTGCCCGCCGCCCTGCTGGAACTGAAAGACCGCAACGGCGTGATCCGCGCGCAAGTGCCCACGGCGATCCCGCTGCTTGGGGTAAACGTATTCCTGATCTGGTGGCTGGCCTTTCCCGCATGACCCGACTGACCGCAGAAACCGCCGCGCGCTTCATGGCGCTGACGCTGGGCCATCTTGGCAAGCGTTATCCCTACAAGGCCGATCTTGTGATGACCGGGCCGGAGGACGTGCGCCCGCACTGGGAAAACCACCCCATTTTCCACGGCAGTTTCGACTGGCACAGCTGCGTCCACGGCTATTGGCAGGTGCTGCGGCTTGCCCGGCTCTATCCGGACTTGCCGGAAGCTGCCGCGGTGCGGGCGCGCGCGGATTTGATGTTGGTGCCGGAGAACGTGGCGGGCGAACTGGCGTTCCTTTCGCGGCCGATGTCCGCAGGGTTCGAACGTCCCTATGGCTGGGCCTGGTTGCTGGCTCTGCATGACGAGGCGACGCGGCACGTTGACGCTCCGTGGGGCGCGGCGCTTGAGCCGCTGGCGTTGGCCTTTGCGGACCGGTTCCACGCCTTCCTGCCCCGCCTCACATATCCGCTGCGCGTGGGCACCCATTTCAACATCGCGTTCGCGCTGACGCTGGCGCGCGGCTGGGCCGAGGCGCGCGATCCGGCACTCGCCGCGCTGATAGACCGCAAGGCGCGGGACTGGTTCATGGATGATCGCGACTGTCAGGCATGGGAACCGGGCGGAGACGAGTTTCTGTCACCCGCCCTGATGGAAGCCATGTTGATGAGCCGCGTGCTGGGCGACGGGTTCGCCCCGTGGTTCGATGCCTTCCTGCCGCGCGTCGCGTCGCGTGAACCCGAAACCTTGTTCGTTCCCGCAACCGTCAGCGATCGCACCGACGGAAAGATCGCTCACCTTGACGGGTTGAACCTCAGCCGCGCCTGGTGCTGGCGCGCAATCGCCGGGGCGTTGGGAGAGTTCCATCCGGTCAGCGCCGTCGCCGAGCAGGCCGCGCAAGACCACCTGGCCGCCAGCCTGCCGCACGTCGCGGGCGATTACATGGGTGAACACTGGCTGGCGAGCTTCGCGCTGCTCGCGCTGGAGGGCCAGGGAGCCGGCTCCCCTTCAAGGCGTTGAACCTTGGTGGGTGAGAGCGGCTTGCGCAATCGCGCCTAGATACCTTCTTTCCCGGCGAAGCGGTCGCTCGCGCGGATCAGGCCGTCGGTTATGCCCGGTTCACTGAACAGGTGTCCGGCATCGGGCACGATTTGCAGGTCCACGTCCGGCCAGGCTTTCTTCAACGCCCAGGCGGATTCGGGCGGCGTGCAGCAATCGTGCCGCCCCTGCACGATCACGCCGGGTATGCCCTTCAGCCGTCCGGCGTTTGCAAGCAACTGGCCGGGTTCGAACCAGCACATATTGTGGAAAAAATGGTTTTCGATCCGTGCGATAGCGACCGCATGTTCGTCATCGGTCGAATGTTCCACGATTGCCGGATCGGGCAACAGCGTTACCACCAGCGCTTCCCACCGGCTCCACGCTTTTGCGGCGGCCGTGCGCGTGGCCTCGTCATCGCTGGTCAGGCGTCTGCGATAGGCTTCGACCAGATCGCCGCGCTCGTCTTCGGGCACGTGTCCGGCAAATTCCTCCCAGCCTTCGGGATAGAGCGCGCTTGCGCCATAGCGATAGAGCCAGTCGTATTCGCGCTCCGTTCCCAGGAAAATCCCGCGAAGCACCAGTTCGCTAACCCGTTCGGGATGCGTTTCGGCATAGGCGAGAGCAAGGGTCGATCCCCATGACCCGCCGAAAACCTGCCATTTTTCGTGGCCGCACATCGCGCGCAGCCGTTCCATGTCGGCCACAAGATCCCAGGTCGTGTTGTGATCCAGGCTGGCGAACGGCGTCGATCGTCCGCAGCCGCGCTGGTCGAACAACAGGATATCGTAAAGCGCGGGATCGAACTGCCGGCGCTGGTCCGCACTGCACCCCGCGCCGGGGCCGCCGTGCAGGAAAACCACGGGTTTCCCGCCGCGCGTTCCGCAACGCTCCCAATAGATGGAATGGCCGTCACCCACGTCCAGCATCCCGCTTTCGAAGGGTTCGATCGGCGGATAGAGCGTGCGGCGCGGTGTCATGGCGCTGTTACTGCCCGAAACCGGCTTCCGATGCCACCCGGATCGCTTCGCGCGCGGCGGCGAACAGGGCGCCTGACTTCGCCTCGCATTCGCGCTGTTCGTATTCGGGGTTGCTGTCCGCCACGATCCCCGCACCGGCCTGCACGTGCATCGTGCCGTCCTTCACCACCGCGGTGCGCAACACGATGCAGCTGTCGAGATTGCCGTCGGGCGCGAAATAGCCGACGCCGCCGGCATAGGCGCCGCGCGTTTCCGGTTCCAGTTCCGCGATAATCTCGCAGGCGCGCACCTTGGGGGCGCCGCTGACGGTTCCGGCGGGGAACCCGGCGAACATCGCGTCCACCGCATCGGCGCGGTTGGTGTCGAGCTTGCCCACCACGTTGGAAACGATGTGCATCACGTGGCTGTAATGTTCGACGGTATAGCTTTCGGTCACCTTCACCGTGCCCGCTTGCGCCACGCGGCCCACGTCGTTGCGCCCAAGGTCGAGCAGCATCAGGTGCTCGGCGCGTTCCTTGGGGTCGGCCAGCAGGCTGGCTTCGTTGGCGCGGTCCTCTTCCGCGGTCTTTCCGCGCGGCCGCGTTCCGGCGATCGGCCGGATCGTAACCTCGCCGTCGCGCACGCGCACCAGTATTTCGGGGCTCGATCCGATCAGCGCGAATCCGGGAAGGTCGAGGAAATAGAGGAATGGCGAAGGGTTGACCCGCCGCAGCGACCGGTAAAGCGCAATCGGGGGCAGGGGGAAGGGTGCGGTAAAGCGCTGCGCCAGTACGACCTGGAAGATGTCGCCCGCCTCGATATAGGCTTTGGCGCGCTGAACCATGTCGGCATATTTTTCCGGCCGCATCATCGGCTTTGCCGTGATTTCAGGAAGATTTACCGGTGTATGCTGAGACGAAACATGAAGTGCCAGCCTGCGCAGGGCTTCGTCGATGCGGTCGGCTGCCGCTTCAAGCAGGCGTTCGGGCACGTCGCCTTCGGGCCATACGGGAGCGACGGCGAAAAGCTCGTCCGAAAGCCTGTCGAACACCATGATAAGGGTCGGGCGCACGAACAGCATGTCGGGCACTTCAAGGCTGCTCTGCGACGCGCGCGGAAGCTTTTCGACCAGACCGATGGTTTCATATCCGAAATAGCCGACCAGGCAGGCGAGCGCCGGGGGCAATTCTGGCGGAACGTCGATGCGACACGCCGCGACGAGCGCGCGCAGTTCTTCCAGCGCATTGCCGGGAAGCGGCCCGAACGCCTCCCTGTCTGTCCGCCACGCGCGATTTACCTCGCACGAAGGGCCGGTGGCGCGGAATACGAGATCGGGATCGAGGCCCAGCAGGCTGTAGCGGCCGCGAACTTCGCCGCCCTCTACCGATTCCAGCAGGAAATCGCCGCGCCCGTCCTCGATCAGCTTCAGCGCCGCGCCTACCGGCGTTTCGGTATCGGCGATCAGGCTCCGCCAGACCAGCGCGGGCTTGCCCTGCGTCAGTAATTCGCGCGCGGCGGCGTGGTTTTCGGGCAGCCCCGCGATGCCGGTGGCGGCACGGCGCACGGGCTTACCGCCCGCCAAGCAGTTGCTTGCGCACCGCGGCCATCGCCTTGGGGTTGCGCTTCGAGCCGATGTCCCTGGTGATCGCCTGGCGCAACTGGTCGGAATATTCGCGCCCCAGCACCTTGTTCAGGTCGCTGGCGCCCGATTTGATCAGCGGATCGTCGGGCTTCACTTCGCCGGGGATGATCTTGTCGAGCGAAACCACGAACCAGCCCATCTTGCGCGGCGCTTCAAGGCGTTTGCTGGTACCTTTGGCCATGCTGAACATCAATGCCAGCGGCGGCGGCACGCGGTTGCCGGTCTGCGCCAGTTGTTCGCGCGTCATGGAAATGTGGTCTGGCGGGGGCAGGCGCACGCCCGCCTCTTTCAGCGCGTCATTGATCGACTTGCCCTTGCCGAGCGCGGCCAGAACCTTGTCGCTGGCCTTTTTCGCCGCCTTCGATCCTTCGTCGATCATATAGGCGCGTTCAACGTCCTGCTTGATCTCGGCCAGAGGGGCGGGGGCTGACGGCGTGATCTGGCCCACGTCGAAGATCGCGAACTTTTCCCCCTTGGCGACGCTGGCGACCTGCGGTGCACCTTCGCGATCCATCGCGAATGCCGCCTTCAGCAGGTCCTGGACATCGTCGGGCGCCTTTTCGTTCGCCTTGCCGTAAACCGTTCCGTCGCTGACGAGCGGCTGCGTGGTGTTGACCGTGACGCCAAGATCCTTGGCAACGTCCGTCAGGCTCGATCCGGTGGAGAACTTGTCATCCGCATCGGCCGCCTGGTCAGACATGGCCTTGCGCAGATAGTCGGTGGTCAGCGCTTTCTCGATTTCGGGGCGCGCCTGTTCCAGCGTCTTTCCGGGATGCTTCTGGATCGCATCGACCCGCAGCACCAGCCAGCCGAGCGGCCCCTTGGTTACGGGCAGCACCGTGCCCTCGTTCGCCTTGAACGCGGCATCGGCAATGTCCTGCGTGGTCTGGCCCGCCAGCGAATCCTTCGAAACTTCCACAAGCCTGGACGTGGCGAGGCCCTGCGCCTTCGCCGCCGTATCCAGCGAGGTGCCCTTGCCGGCTTCTGCGGCAATCTTCCTGGCGGTATCCTCGTCGGGCACGATCAGCTGGGTCAGGCTGCGAGTCTCGGTGGGCGCGTAGACGGCCGAATTGTCGTCATACCGCTTCTTGATCTCGGCATCGGTCGGCTTGCGCACGTCCTTCAGGTCGGCATCGCTGACGATCGCATAGCGAATGGTGCGGCGCTCTGGTCGGGTGAAATCCGCCTTGTGCGAATCGTAATAGGCCTTGATCGTCTTGTCGTCCGGCTTGTCCTTCGGTGCGAACAGCGCGGATGGCAGGATCGCGATCGCGCCTTCGCGCTTTTCCTTGAACAACGCGACATAACGCATCAGCACATCGTTGGGCATCGTCGCGCCGAAGCTTGCCGGGGTCAGCACCTGGCGGGCCATAAGGCCCTTGGACAGATCGTCACGCACGGCCTGCTCGGTCAGCCGGCGCTGTGCGATCGCCTGGCGATAGGTCTGTTCGTTGAACTTGCCGTCCGGTCCCTGGAACGCCGGGATCTGGGCCAGTTCGCTGCCGATAAGGCGGTTGGAAACGGCCATGCCGTGCTGCTTGCCCCATTCCCAGATGGCCAGGCGCTGGATCATGCTGCCTACAAGCTGGTCGAGCCCTTCGTCACCCAGGAATTCCTGCATCGTCAGGGTGGCTTGCTGCTGCTGGGCGTTCTGGAACGCGGCCTGCGCGGTCTGCTCGACGTCGTTTGCGCCGATCTTGCTCTTGCCGACAGTCGCAACGGTTTCCCCGCCGCCGCCGGTAATACCGCCGAACTGCGACCCGGTAACGTCCGCACTGGCGAACGCGATCGCGATCAGGACAAGGAAGGCGAGCGTGATTGCAACGCCGAAGCGGGAGCTGAAGAATTTGCGGAAGAGACCGAGCATGGCTTTGCGGATCGTCTCGTTTGTCTGCGGCTTGCGCCTTGGGAGCATCGGACCCGGGCCGGGGACGACCGGGTATGGCGCGCTGCCTTAGGCGGCATTTGCCGATCTCGCAACGGTAACGGTGCTTGCAGGAAACGCTTGCTTGACGTTCTGGACGAACGTTTTGCAAATTACCGTCCGCTTTGATACCGGCCCGCGGCTTGTCTCCGCAATGTTCAACAGGGAACCTACATGCCTAACCGGCCCTTTATCGTCGGCAACTGGAAGATGAACGGTAGCCGCGCGATGCTTCCGGAAGCGCGCGCCATCGATCGCGCAGCGGCCCGATATCCAGATGTTTCGGTCGGCATCGCGCCGCCATTCACGCTTGTTGCCGTGCTGGCAGAGGCGCTGACCAACTCGCAGGCCGGCGGGCAGGATTGCCATGCCGAAGCAAAAGGCGCGCATACAGGCGACGTTTCGGCGCCGATGCTTGCCGATGCGTCCGCCTCGTTCGTGATTGTCGGCCATTCGGAACGTCGCGCCGATCATGGCGAAACCGATGCGATGGTAAAAGCCAAGGCAGAAGCGGCGCTTGCGGCGGGGCTGGGCGTTATCGTCTGCGTCGGCGAAACGCTGGAACAGCGCGATGCGGGCAAGGCCGAAGCGGTCGTCTCCGCGCAGGTCGATGCTTCCCTTCCCTCGGCCGAGGCGATTTCGGTAGCCGCGCAGGGCCGCGTATCGATCGCGTACGAGCCGGTCTGGGCAATCGGCACGGGCCGTGTGCCGTCCGCAGCGGACGTCGAAGCGATGCACGCGGCGATTCGCGCCCGGCTTGTTGGCGCGCTGGGCGATGCCGGGCAGGAGCCGCGCATCCTCTATGGCGGGTCGGTCAATGCCGGCAACGCGGCCGAGCTGCTTGCCGTGAAGGGCGTGGGCGGCGCGCTGGTCGGCGGTGCAAGCCTGACAGCGGAAGGCTTTGTCCCGATCATCGCTGCGGCGAGCCGCGCGGAAGACTGACAGTCGACGGCGCATGGCCCGCGCGCCTTGCGCTGCGGTGCCCATGCGCCTACATGGCCGCCAACGAATTCAGGCAGGACCGAAGATGTTCATTTTTCTAACCGTGTTGCAGGCGCTCGTCGCGGCGGCACTCGTCACCGCGATCCTCATGCAGCAGTCGGAAGGTGGCGGCCTTGGCGTTGGCGGCAGCCCTGGCGGGCTGATGTCGGCGCGCGGCGCGGCCAGCTTCATCACGCGCGCGACGGCGATCCTGGCGACCATCTTCGTCATTCTCTCTATCGTGCTGGCCGCGCTGGCCGTGCGCGAGACATCGGGAAGCAGCATCGACACGTCGCTCGACCGCAGCGTTCCCGCCGCGACGCAGAGCGCGCCCGCAGCCGATCCGCTGGCCGTGCCGGGCAGCAACAACGCGGCGCCGGCGCAGCAGGCGCCGGCAGAGGTTCCGGCCGGCCAGAACGCCCCCGCCGGCAACTGACCTTCGGCAAACGGACCTGGTCTGGCCGCCACGTTCTGCGTGGCGGACGCGGGTCCGGTTGCCTTTTCCCATCACGGCTGTGGATGGCGCGAGGATTCCGCGCGTCTTTCGCTTGCCCATTTACCCCTCCAGACGCTAAGGCCCGACTCCCATGGCGCGGTACATTTTCATCACCGGCGGCGTGGTCTCCTCGCTCGGCAAAGGACTCATGGCGGCAAGCCTCGCGGCACTGCTGCAGGCGCGCGGATTCAAGGTCCGCATCCGCAAGTTCGATCCCTACCTGAATGTCGAT contains:
- the pip gene encoding prolyl aminopeptidase, with product MTPRRTLYPPIEPFESGMLDVGDGHSIYWERCGTRGGKPVVFLHGGPGAGCSADQRRQFDPALYDILLFDQRGCGRSTPFASLDHNTTWDLVADMERLRAMCGHEKWQVFGGSWGSTLALAYAETHPERVSELVLRGIFLGTEREYDWLYRYGASALYPEGWEEFAGHVPEDERGDLVEAYRRRLTSDDEATRTAAAKAWSRWEALVVTLLPDPAIVEHSTDDEHAVAIARIENHFFHNMCWFEPGQLLANAGRLKGIPGVIVQGRHDCCTPPESAWALKKAWPDVDLQIVPDAGHLFSEPGITDGLIRASDRFAGKEGI
- a CDS encoding hydantoinase B/oxoprolinase family protein, whose protein sequence is MKEDKWQFWVDRGGTFTDVVALAPDGGLHTMKLLSEDPGRYDDAAVEAMRRLTGVREGPLPPAELRLGTTVATNALLERKGEPTLLAITRGFGDALKIGTQERPDIFAREIVLPDALYADVAEIEERVMADGMVLQPLNEAAARAAFSDAYARGLRSVAIVLMHGWRHTAHEEALARIAREAGFTQVSASHRVAPLIKLIARGDTSVVDAYLSPVLARYVAGLEAGLGEAVTALFMQSSGGLAPGAMFHGKDAVLSGPAGGIVGMAATAKAAGFGQVVGFDMGGTSTDVSHYAGSYEREGETRVAGARIRAPMMRIHTVAAGGGSICSFDGARFLVGPESAGAVPGPACYRRGGPLAVTDCNLLLGKLQPGHFPQVFGPEGDQLLDPQAAEARMADVLDAVEASTGRRPTAQEAAEGFLTIAVTNMAHAIKAISVRRGHDVTRAVLSCFGGAGGQHACLVADALGIDTVQCHPLASLLSAYGMGLADRRAVREGTLALPLDNAEMAPIVARVEDLALAAEEELRSSGVGDVVLDREITIQMRPEGTENTVEIAWDSLDAMRDGFGKAWQRRFGFSPDGAIVAEAVRVEAVARSGHADVRVAALPAQSAPPLADARFYSGGAWRTAPLHDRAGLADAAEIEGPALVVDPVSTIVIEPGWKGRVDALGNLILTRVAARKSSGRDNTALDPVRLEIMGAMFMAVAEEMGAALQHSASSVNIRERLDFSCAVFDRSGNLIANAPHMPVHLGSMGESVRTVMARREGKMRPGDAYALNAPYDGGTHLPDITVIMPVFADGDECAPAWFVAARGHHADVGGIAPGSMPPGSRDIQEEGVLLDTVQLVEGGRFCEREIRALLGGGRYPSRNPDQNIADLKAQVAACVRGAEELRRIAGEQGRAVVDAYMGHVQDHAEAAVRALIGRLRDGSFTYPMDNGAQVSVSVRIDRKAQSAVIDFAGSSPQLPDNFNAPLPVVRAAVLYVVRTLIDDAVPMNEGCLRPLALRVPEGSMLHPLPPAAVVAGNVETSQVVTDALFGALGAMAGSQGTMNNFTFGNTAHQYYETIAGGSGAGPDFDGADVVQTHMTNSRLTDPEVLETRFPVLLEEFSIRRGSGGKGAHHGGDGAVRRIRFLEDMEAGILSNRRKVPPFGLDGGADGAPGINRLERADGTVQDLTATASVRVGPGDVFVIETPGGGGYGRGEGA
- a CDS encoding DUF969 domain-containing protein: MMVLIGIVIIALGFLLRFNPLLVVVAAAIATGLAAGMDPVAIVSALGKSFNDTRYISVIWLVLPVVGMLEAKGLQERARAIISGMKGATTGRLLAGYMLLRQLTAAVGLTSIAGHAQTVRPLLAPMAEAAAEKQGVTDEDGQERVKALSAATDNIGLFFGEDIFLAIGSILLMKGLLDQEGIDIEPFHLSVWAIPTAICAFAIHGFRLWRLDRKLARANTVQDDTERGDA
- a CDS encoding DUF2891 domain-containing protein is translated as MTRLTAETAARFMALTLGHLGKRYPYKADLVMTGPEDVRPHWENHPIFHGSFDWHSCVHGYWQVLRLARLYPDLPEAAAVRARADLMLVPENVAGELAFLSRPMSAGFERPYGWAWLLALHDEATRHVDAPWGAALEPLALAFADRFHAFLPRLTYPLRVGTHFNIAFALTLARGWAEARDPALAALIDRKARDWFMDDRDCQAWEPGGDEFLSPALMEAMLMSRVLGDGFAPWFDAFLPRVASREPETLFVPATVSDRTDGKIAHLDGLNLSRAWCWRAIAGALGEFHPVSAVAEQAAQDHLAASLPHVAGDYMGEHWLASFALLALEGQGAGSPSRR
- a CDS encoding DUF979 domain-containing protein; amino-acid sequence: MITLQWVYVLAGIAFAGFALLGLFDRRLGMGASAFWALLAISMLAGDRLGDFGNGLLVLALVAIAALGGLKHRTLPVEDAEHRAQGAARYGNALFAIALVIPITALAGTLGFKYVPGLVEVKQVTLISLALGVVLALLIGHFVLRAPAMMPLNEGRRLMDQVGWAAILPQMLASLGAIFALAGVGDVVGRLIGEAAPGAGLFALVAIYAVGMAAFTMVMGNAFAAFPVMMAAVGLPLLIHGHHGNPAPIAAIGMLAGFCGTLMTPMAANFNLVPAALLELKDRNGVIRAQVPTAIPLLGVNVFLIWWLAFPA